Proteins from a genomic interval of Gopherus evgoodei ecotype Sinaloan lineage chromosome 7, rGopEvg1_v1.p, whole genome shotgun sequence:
- the LOC115655650 gene encoding laminin subunit beta-2-like, producing MRLWGWLLAVLGGGLCQHPEPPHGCSMGSCYPVTGDLLVGRAERLKASSTCGLQGPQPYCIVSHLQEEKKCFVCDSRRPYAPLANPLSHRIENAVPSFLPHCRKAWWQSENGVEHVSIRLDLEAEFHFTHLIMTFKTFRPAAMLIERSADFGSTWKVYRYFAYDCASAFPSAAPAPLRRVDDVICESRYSDIEPSSEGEVIYRVLDPAIPIRDPYSPAIQDLLRVTNLRVNLTKLHTLGDNLLDSRREIQEKYYYALYELVLRGSCFCYGHASECAPAPGAQANVEGMVHGRCACKHNTQGLNCEKCDSFYNDLPWRPAEGRSTNACRRCNCNQHSRRCHFDMAVYLATGNASGGVCDDCQHNTMGRSCQLCKPFYYRDPSRDLRDPRACRACDCDPAGTLDGGICDAHDDPALGLLAGQCRCKAHTWGPRCDKCQPGFFRLSGDNPQGCQRCQCHPQGTVSDGTQCDPVSGNCFCKRLVTGQSCDQCLPEHWALSHDLLGCRSCDCDVGGAHHNQCAAETGQCPCRSHMVGRTCSQVEAGFYLARLDHYTYEAEEARLRQGTVVERAQPTGRPATWTGAGFAHVPEGGAMEFLVSDVPASMEYDVVIRYQPQLPEPWEEVKLWVLRPGPIPTGSPCGNTIPADDRLATALPPRARYVLLPQPVCLERGIGYTLLLELTRYTSRQAVPGASVLLDSLVLVPRYSSMEMFIAGDAGAMGRREAFERYRCDHHAWAVGTVPASEVCTSLLTSMSAIIHRGALPCLCDPQGSLSSECEPNGGQCQCKASVMGRRCHHCSPGTFGFGPSGCRACQCNSDGALSSFCDSFSGQCPCQPGAFGPHCDRCQPGSWGFPYCQPCQCNGHSEECDPRTGSCLHCRDHTDGDRCQRCAAGHYGNPTLASGERCRPCPCPEGPSSGRHFATSCHQDSRSRQLICNCNPGYTGLRCEECAPGYYGNPSQAGGHCQPCQCNGNIDLLDAEACERRSGRCLRCLHHTEGAHCQHCQAGYYGDATRHSCRRCSCNVLGTESSECSAQEECQCDRRSGQCQCLPSVQGQSCDRCIPNFWNLASGKGCEPCACHPQHSLGPACNQFTGQCPCRPGFGGRTCADCQENHWGDPSLQCLACDCDPRGVASSQCHRATGHCSCRQGLSGVRCDQCARGFSGAFPDCQPCHQCFGDWDRVVQDLAARTRGLALRAKHIQQTGVAGAFERDFRQLEEKLGTARAIVDARNATVAAVSQLLRTMEELRQHIGEATETLTQLEGELTVAQDENYNAKRALGTLDRGARGLNLTLHDLAHQLHLLKNSNFLGAYDSIRQSHAQSWAAEHDANASSLAVPSSVSDSAATRRRSEQLVARRRDDFNRQSAASRRALSQLATRAEALQLRELNEKVCGAPGDAPCSSSPCGGAGCRDEDGRHHCGGLNCQGAVATASSARERARHTQAELHQAMGEVDELFHKVAEAKGKADSARLSAQAALDKANETRARVERSNMALRELIHQIKSFLSQEGADPDSIEVVAGRVLALSILASPDQIRHLAEEIKERVRSLANVDAILEETAGNVRRAEQLLQDARRARSRAESVKNGAEVGRRALEDARRAQSAAESAIRSASNDIRHTEGTLSTIQLQTASTERQLQGAMEHVGQLDSQLGALKMRRANNSLVATRAKDVAGAAHAQAGEVKQLAEGRLEAGYQAAQELVQSQARSALQARHRAERLRDEAKALLQDAQGKLQRLTALEGSYQENERVLEEKAAQLDGLEAKVKGIVGAINQQIQIYNTCQ from the exons GAGGAGAAGAAGTGCTTTGTGTGCGACTCGCGCCGGCCCTACGCCCCCCTGGCCAACCCCCTCAGCCACCGCATCGAGAACGCcgtcccctccttcctcccccactgcAGGAAGGCCTGGTGGCAGTCAGAGAACG GCGTGGAGCACGTCAGCATCCGCCTGGATCTGGAGGCCGAGTTCCACTTCACCCACCTCATCATGACCTTCAAG ACTTTCCGCCCGGCAGCCATGCTGATCGAGCGCTCGGCGGATTTCGGCAGCACCTGGAAGGTTTATCGCTACTTCGCCTATGACTGCGCGTCggccttccccagcgctgcccccgcGCCCCTGCGCAGGGTGGACGACGTCATCTGTGAGTCCCGCTACTCAGACATCGAGCCGTCCAGCGAGGGCGAG GTCATCTACAGAGTCCTGGACCCAGCCATCCCCATCCGAGACCCCTACAGCCCGGCCATCCAGG ATCTGTTGCGCGTCACCAACCTGCGGGTGAACCTGACCAAGCTGCACACGCTGGGCGACAACCTGCTGGACTCGCGGCGGGAGATCCAGGAGAAGTATTACTACGCCCTCTACGAGCTGGTGCTGCGTGGGAGCTGCTTCTGCTACGGCCACGCCTCCGAGTGCGCGCCCGCCCCCGGCGCCCAGGCCAACGTGGAGGGCATG GTGCATGGCAGGTGCGCCTGCAAACACAACACGCAGGGCCTGAACTGCGAGAAATGCGACAGCTTCTACAACGACCTGCCCTGGCGCCCAGCCGAGGGGCGCAGCACCAACGCCTGCAGGA GGTGTAACTGTAACCAGCACTCGCGCCGGTGCCACTTCGACATGGCCGTGTACCTGGCCACGGGCAATGCCAGCGGGGGCGTCTGTGACGACTGTCAGCACAACACGATGGGCCGCAGCTGCCAGCTCTGCAAACCCTTCTACTACAGGGACCCCAGCAGGGACCTGCGGGATCCCAGGGCCTGCCGAG CCTGTGACTGTGACCCAGCCGGCACCCTGGACGGAGGGATCTGTGACGCCCACGACGACCCGGCGCTGGGGCTCCTCGCTGGGCAGTGCCGCTGCAAGGCGCACACGTGGGGCCCGCGCTGTGACAAGTGCCAGCCAGGATTCTTCAGGCTCAGCGGGGACAACCCCCAGGGCTGCCAGC GCTGCCAGTGCCACCCGCAGGGGACAGTGTCGGACGGGACCCAGTGTGACCCCGTCAGTGGCAACTGCTTCTGCAAGCGCTTGGTGACCGGCCAAAGCTGTGACCAGTGCCTG CCCGAGCACTGGGCTCTCAGCCACGACCTGCTCGGCTGCCGCTCCTGTGATTGCGACGTGGGTGGTGCCCACCACAACCA GTGTGCCGCCGAGACCGGGCAGTGCCCCTGCCGCAGCCATATGGTGGGCCGGACGTGCAGCCAGGTGGAGGCTGGCTTCTACCTCGCCCGCCTGGACCATTACACCTACGAGGCGGAGGAGGCCCGGCTGCGCCAG GGCACGGTGGTGGAGCGGGCGCAGCCCACGGGCCGGCCAGCCACGTGGACAGGGGCAGGGTTTGCCCACGTGCCGGAGGGCGGTGCCATGGAGTTCCTGGTCAGCGACGTGCCCGCCTCCATGGAGTACGACGTGGTGATCCGCTACCAGCCCCAG CTCCCGGAGCCGTGGGAAGAGGTGAAGCTGTGGGTGCTGCGTCCCGGGCCCATCCCCACTGGCAGCCCCTGCgggaacaccatccctgctgaCGACCGGCTGGCCACGGCGCTGCCGCCCAGGGCCAG GTAcgtgctcctgccccagcctgtttGCCTGGAGCGCGGCATCGGCTACACCCTGCTCCTGGAGCTCACTCGCTACACGTCCCGCCAGGCGGTGCCCGGTGCCAGCGTCCTGCTCGACTCG CTGGTGCTGGTGCCGCGCTATTCCTCCATGGAGATGTTCATTGCGGGCGACGCGGGCGCCATGGGGCGCAGGGAGGCCTTCGAGCGGTACCGCTGTGACCATCACGCCTGGGCTGTGGGCACGGTGCCCGCCAGCGAAGTGTGCACCAGCCTGCTCACTAGCATGTCGGCCATCATCCACCGGGGGGCGCTGC cctgcctgtGCGACCCCCAGGGCTCGCTGAGCTCTGAGTGCGAGCCCAATGGCGGGCAGTGCCAGTGCAAAGCCAGCGTGATGGGACGTCGCTGCCACCACTGCTCCCCGGGCACCTTTGGCTTTGGGCCCAGCGGATGCCGAG CCTGCCAGTGCAACAGCGACGGGGCCCTGAGCAGCTTCTGCGACAGCTTCAGTGGGCAatgcccctgccagccaggtgccTTCGGGCCCCACTGCGACCGCTGCCAGCCTGGCTCCTGGGGCTTCCCCtactgccagccctgccagtgcaatGGGCACTCAGAGGAGTGTGACCCACGGACCGGCAGCTGCCTGCACTGCCGCGACCACACGGATGGCGACAGATGCCAGAG GTGCGCAGCTGGCCACTATGGGAACCCCACACTGGCCTCGGGGGAGCGCTgccgcccctgcccctgccccgaggggCCCAGCAGCGGCCGCCACTTCGCCACCTCCTGCCACCAGGACAGCCGCTCCCGTCAGCTGATCTGCAACTGCAACCCCGGCTACACAG GTCTGCGCTGTGAGGAGTGTGCCCCTGGTTACTACGGGAACCCCTCGCAGGCCGGCGggcactgccagccctgccaatgcAACGGCAACATCGACCTGCTGGACGCGGAGGCGTGTGAGCGACGCTCGGGGCGCTGCCTGCGCTGCCTGCACCACACGGAGGGGGCGCACTGCCAGCACTGCCAGGCCGGCTACTACGGCGACGCCACCCGCCACAGCTGCCGGC GCTGCTCCTGTAACGTCCTGGGCACAGAGAGCAGCGAGTGCAGTGCGCAGGAGGAGTGCCAGTGTGATCGGCGCAGCGGGCAGTGTCAGTGCTTGCCCAGCGTCCAGGGGCAGAGCTGTGACCGCTGCATCCCCAATTTCTGGAACCTGGCCAGTGGGAAGGGCTGTGAGCCCTGCGCCTGccacccccagcactcactgggcCCCGCCTGCAACCAG TTCACAGGGCAGTGCCCGTGCCGGCCGGGCTTCGGGGGCCGCACCTGCGCTGACTGCCAGGAGAACCACTGGGGGGATCCCAGCCTGCAGTGCCTAG CCTGTGACTGTGACCCCCGCGGGGTCGCAAGCTCCCAATGCCACCGCGCCACCGGGCACTGCTCCTGCCGCCAGGGGCTGTCGGGCGTCCGCTGCGACCAGTGCGCCCGCGGCTTCTCCGGTGCCTTCCCCGactgccagccctgccaccagTGCTTCGGGGACTGGGACCGTGTGGTGCAGGACCTGGCTGCCCGCACCCGGGGCCTGGCACTGCGCGCCAAACACATCCAGCAGACGGGCGTCGCAGGCGCCTTCGAGAGGGACTTCcgccagctggaggagaagctgggcaCGGCCCGGGCCATTGTGGACGCCCGCAATGCCACCGTGGCAGCTGTGAGCCAGCTGCTGCGCACCATGGAGGAGCTGCG gcagCACATCGGCGAAGCCACAGAGACACTGACCCAGCTGGAGGGCGAGCTCACCGTGGCACAGGATGAGAACTACAACGCCAAGCGTGCCCTGGGCACCCTGGACCGTGGCGCCCGCGGCCTCAATCTCACCTTGCATGACCTGGCACACCAGCTCCACCTGCTCAAGAACTCCAACTTCCTGG GTGCCTACGACAGCATCCGCCAGTCCCACGCCCAGTCGTGGGCGGCTGAGCACGATGCCAATGCCTCCAGTCTGGCGGTGCCCAGCTCTGTGAGCGACTCAGCTGCCACGCGGCGCCGCTCGGAGCAGCTGGTGGCGCGGAGGAGAGACGACTTCAACCGCCAGAGTGCAGCCAGCCGGCGGGCGCTGAGCCAGCTGGCCACCAGGGCCGAGGCACTGCAGCTGCGGGAGCTCAACGagaag GTGTGTGGTGCCCCTGGGGATGCCCCGTGCTCCAGCAGCCCCTGCGGAGGGGCCGGCTGCCGGGACGAGGACGGCAGGCACCACTGCGGGGGCCTCAACTGCCAGGGGGCGGTGGCCACGGCCAGCAGCGCGCGAGAGCGGGCCCGGCACACCCAGGCCGAGCTGCATCAGGCCATGGGTGAGGTGGACGAGCTTTTCCACAAG GTGGCCGAGGCCAAGGGGAAGGCTGACTCAGCCCGGCTGAGCGCGCAGGCGGCGCTGGACAAGGCCAACGAGACCAGGGCGCGTGTGGAGCGCTCCAACATGGCTCTGCGCGAGCTCATCCACCAGATCAAGAGCTTCCTGAGCC AGGAGGGGGCCGACCCCGACAGCATTGAGGTGGTGGCCGGGCGGGTGCTGGCGCTCTCCATCCTGGCCTCGCCCGACCAGATCCGCCACCTGGCCGAGGAGATCAAGGAGCGCGTCCGCAGCCTGGCCAACGTGGATGCCATCCTGGAGGAGACAGCAGGCAATGTGCGCCGGgcggagcagctgctgcaggacgCCCGCAGGGCCAG GTCGCGGGCAGAGAGCGTGAAGAACGGGGCTGAAGTGGGGAGGCGGGCGCTGGAGGATGCCAGGCGAGCCCAGAGCGCCGCTGAGAGCGCCATCCGCAGCGCCAGCAACGACATCCGCCACACGGAGGGCACCCTGAGCACG ATCCAGCTGCAGACGGCGAGCACAGAGCGCCAGCTGCAGGGTGCCATGGAGCATGTGGGGCAGCTGGACAGCCAGCTGGGCGCACTGAAGATGAGACGGGCCAATAACAGCCTGGTGGCCACACGGGCCAAGGATGTGGCCGGCGCCGCGCACGCCCAGGCTGGGGAGGTCAAGCAG TTGGCAGAGGGGCGGCTGGAGGCCGGGTACCAGGCGGCACAGGAGCTGGTGCAGAGCCAGGCACGTTCTGCGCTGCAGGCCAGGCACCGGGCGGAGCGGCTGCGTGATGAGGCCAAGGCTCTCCTGCAGGATGCTCAGGGGAAACTGCAGCGCCTGACAG CGCTGGAGGGGTCGTACCAGGAGAACGAGCGggtgctggaggagaaggcggcCCAGCTAGATGggctggaggctaaggtgaaggGCATCGTGGGTGCCATCAACCAGCAAATCCAGATCTACAACACCTGCCAGTGA